The following DNA comes from ANME-2 cluster archaeon.
GGAGTCATTATTGTCACAAAGGATGTTGCTGAAAAAGTGATTGATTTCTTAAAAGAGTATAACGCGGAGTATTATATTAGGGATATAATTTTGTTGGATGAGGATGAGGTTTTTTTAAGCAAATTTGGGCCGATCTAATAATATTGTCCCAAGGCCGTTTTTTTCCCGATTTGGCTAATAATATCAATAAAAACTGGCTGTTGCTAACTAAAATGTTGAGCCATGCAAAAAAAAAACGTATTGTCTGGACGAGTTACAGGATATCCAGGCTCATATCCAGCCAGTGAGAGGAATGAATAAGCGAACCCATTGAGACCACAGACACTCCGGTACTGGCATATTCGTTGATATTACCAGGATTGATACCACCTGACGCTTCCAGTATTAATCCTTCCCGGAGTGTTGCATCCTCGAGGGTCCGGATGCACTGCTGTATCTCACCGGGCAGCATGTTATCAAACATAATAATATCGGCACCGGCCTTTGCCGCAGCCAGCATTTCATCAGCGCTTGTTACCTCTACCTCTATCTTTTTGGTGAAACTGGCCTCTTTCCTGGCAGCCCGGATAGCATTTTCAATACCCATTATGGCGATGTGGTTATCCTTTATCATCACCGCATCGGAAAGGTTGAACCTGTGCGTATCCCCGCCGCCCAGCCTGACCGCTTTTTTCTCGAACATACGGAAACCCGGTGTGGTCTTTCGGGTACATGCGACCCTTACTCCACCGGCATCGGCCACGCAGCGGGCGGTCACTGTGGCAATCCCGCTCATCCTGCACAGGAAATTCAGGCTTAACCGCTCAGCCCTCAATACATCAGGGGCCATACCCCATACATCCGCAACCACATCCCCCGGATTGATAGCATCCCCGTCATCAAAACCCGATTCGAATTCCAATCCGAAGTAATCAATTACCTGCCTGCACTCTTCCAGTCCGGCAATTACTCCTTTTTCATTGGTGATTATCCTGGCATGCACCCATACCTCAGGTACAATGGAGCATGAAGTATCATCATCTCCCACATCTTCATGGATGAAGCGTTCCAGTTCAGTAATCAGCAATCTTTAACCACCTGAATTATTGTATGTTCCTATGAGGTTTAACGGATTTATCAGTATCGTCAATTTGCCGTTATCGTCAATCTGCCGATATTGTCAATTTGCCGTTATTGTCAATTCACTTTTTTCATCAATTCACCGTTGTAGTGATTCACCATGCCAGTGTTGGTATCTCTACCCTACTCCCCAGTTCCTGCCTGAACAGTTCAGGATGTTCAGTATGTACCGGATATACCATTTTTGGTGATATCTCCCTGATTATCTGGAATATCTCATCCCGGCTGCAGTGTCCAGATGCATGGGCCTGGTGGAATTCCAGCCCGAAGCAATCCATCCAGTTGTGTTTGACCTCGTCCTCGATGTCGTCTTCCTGGAACGGTTCGCTCTGGCTGTGTATGAACAGGCTGCCAGGTTTTGGCCTGATGTCTATCAGTTCGGCAAAATGGATAAAATCCATCTGCATGATAAGGTCGCCCTGGTGTTTGTTGATATACCTGGCATCAACACTCTGGTCAAGGTCAATGAACTCCTTCTCCCATTTGTTATATTTGTTCATAGTACGTGAGTAGATGAGCATGTTCTCATCGGTGAGGGGGTCAGGTACTTCGATCCCGGGGTCGTCAACCAGCGTACGCAGCAGGTGTGCTGTTTTGGTGGATACCACGAATATACGCCCTGTATCTACAGCCAGCTTATGGAAGGTCTTCATACGGTCCACATCCCGCCCGTAAAAACAGGTGAATGCCAGCCGGTCTGTATCGTCAAGCAATTTCCTGCTGTAATCGTACACTCGCTTTTCAGTGAAGTTCTTCCTGTTCTCTTCGGGTGCTACTCTGGTACCTTCACATATCATGACATCCGGTGTTGCAGCGGCAGCCTGCTCCACAAAATCCCTGGTAAGGTGACTATGGGTTCCGTGCAGGCGCAGGTCTCCTGTATATACCAGGGTACCGCTACCGGTATGAACAATATAACCGTATGCTGCGGGAGTGGAATGGTCAACATGGACCGGTATCACTTCCATATCGTCCACCTTAATGACATCTCCGGTCCTGAACGTGTGGTAATCATGTTCTCCGAATCCGGTTGTTCCGGTGGTTTCCCATGAGTCCAGGATACGCCGCGTTGTTTCTCCCATGTACACTGGTATTTCGGGGTCGAGATATCCCAGGTGTGCAAGGTGGTCGTAATGCACGTGTGAGATGAACACACCCTGGTATTCGGGTTCAATATAGGGCAGGTCGGTATGCTCAAGAGCTTCTGATGAATACAGTCCCGATATTTTCGGCATCAGGTTCAGAGCAAAATGGTCTTTGAGACCGAACCGGTCCCTGGCACCCAGCCAACCCGCAAAATACTGCTCTCCATAACTGAAGCTTTGACCAAAATCCAGGAATATCCTGGTATCTCCATCCCCGACCATGAACTTGTTACCGCCAATGGTCCCAACGCCGCCGTAGAACTTTATCTCCATGCAATCATGTCCTCTCTCTCGTTATTGAATATTAAAAAAAGGCGGTCCGATGATGACCAGTAATTCCTTGAAATCTGACAGGATATGGTCTGGTCCGGCCGCTTCGATATCTCCAGGTGTATCCTTGGTACCATAGGCTGCCAGTGCAGTCACCATACCTGCCGCCTTGGCACCTATGATATCCCGCTCCACACTATCACCTACGAACAGTACCTCCTGTGGCTCAAGTTGCAGCTGCTTGAGTGCATACCCGAACGGAAGCCCACCTCGTTTTGGTGCACCGCTGTCATCCCTGGTGATCACGTGGTCAAAGAAATGCTGCAGCCTCACAGCACACAGCCGCTGCCAGCCTTTAAGCCTTGGAGCATCGGTAACAATGCCTATGACCAGGCCGTGTTTGATGAGTTTGATAAGGGTCGGGACCACATTGGGGTACGGTTCAAGGAACGAAGGTTTGGTGCGCAGGTACGCGTTCACACCTGCTGCAAGGATACGTTCGTCAACCTGGCCGAACCTGCGTTTCAGGAATTCACTGAACGCATTGTCAGATTCGATACCCACTTCCCAGTAGGTCTGGAATATGCTCTCAAATGCCTCTTTGGGGTCCATATCCAGTCCCTGGTCTATCATGGCACGTATGGCCATGTTCACTGCCATGCGTTTCATTTCTGAGAAGTCCAGCAGCGTATTATCCAGGTCGAACATGACAGCCTTGATTGACATAGTGAATAATGGTATATTGGCAGGCATAAATAGATATTGATAAGGGGTATGGATACTCTGTTTTAATTGAGGATGTTGGTAATGAGTATTATTAAGACGTATTGATACGAGGCGTTGATTAAAGATATAAACTATTAATGATAAATTATATAGTATACATAAATATACGGGGGACAGGGACATGAGAATAGCATGGGCAATTACCGGAGCAGGACATTTCATTCATGATAGTTTTGAAGTTTTCAGGAAACTGAAAATAGAACATTCGAACCTCAAAGTATCGATTTTCATATCCAGGGCAGGTGAAGAGGTGCTAAAGATGTACGGGCTCCTCGATTCAATAAAGGATGTCGCCCCGGGCGGATACATGGAAGAGATATTCCTGGAAAAGGACCAGGGTTACAGTTATCCCAAAGTCGGCCGGTTCCTGGTTGGTAAATATGATTACCTGTTCGTGACACCTGCCACGTCCAATACTGTGGCAAAGATTGCCAATGGTATTGCTGATACCCTTGTTACCAATGCCGTTACCCAGGCAGTAAAAGGGAGTGTACCGGTATATGTGGTGCCGGTGGAT
Coding sequences within:
- a CDS encoding dihydromethanopterin reductase (acceptor), with amino-acid sequence MRIAWAITGAGHFIHDSFEVFRKLKIEHSNLKVSIFISRAGEEVLKMYGLLDSIKDVAPGGYMEEIFLEKDQGYSYPKVGRFLVGKYDYLFVTPATSNTVAKIANGIADTLVTNAVTQAVKGSVPVYVVPVDIAGVIRSELPYGIDREVCVKCEVCPPRDNCSHHAITAEPQIDLLLCEGCGTCIGLCQYGAIKGGEVELRVRDLDYRNVQILRGLDEITVLESPYDILDIMEKARQFMHR
- the nadC gene encoding carboxylating nicotinate-nucleotide diphosphorylase — its product is MLITELERFIHEDVGDDDTSCSIVPEVWVHARIITNEKGVIAGLEECRQVIDYFGLEFESGFDDGDAINPGDVVADVWGMAPDVLRAERLSLNFLCRMSGIATVTARCVADAGGVRVACTRKTTPGFRMFEKKAVRLGGGDTHRFNLSDAVMIKDNHIAIMGIENAIRAARKEASFTKKIEVEVTSADEMLAAAKAGADIIMFDNMLPGEIQQCIRTLEDATLREGLILEASGGINPGNINEYASTGVSVVSMGSLIHSSHWLDMSLDIL
- a CDS encoding HAD-IA family hydrolase — protein: MSIKAVMFDLDNTLLDFSEMKRMAVNMAIRAMIDQGLDMDPKEAFESIFQTYWEVGIESDNAFSEFLKRRFGQVDERILAAGVNAYLRTKPSFLEPYPNVVPTLIKLIKHGLVIGIVTDAPRLKGWQRLCAVRLQHFFDHVITRDDSGAPKRGGLPFGYALKQLQLEPQEVLFVGDSVERDIIGAKAAGMVTALAAYGTKDTPGDIEAAGPDHILSDFKELLVIIGPPFFNIQ